A window from Leuconostoc mesenteroides subsp. mesenteroides encodes these proteins:
- a CDS encoding valine--tRNA ligase: MRDIDMSTKYDPTSVEAGRYDNWQNKKLFAPESNKEIQGNEPEPYSIVIPPPNVTGKLHLGHAWDTTLQDMIIRQKRMQGFDTLWLPGMDHAGIATQAKVEQRLRGEGISRYDLGREKFVEQVWDWKNEYAATIKQQWGKMGLSLDFDRERFTLDEGLNKAVNKVFIDLYNKGLIYRGEYIINWDPQARTALSDIEVIYQDDAGAFYHVKYPFTDGTTFDGKDYIEIATTRPETMFGDVAVAVHPSDERYKDLIGKKVLVPLVGREIPIIADEYVEKDFGTGMVKITPAHDPNDFQVGNRHDLERINTMTEDGHLNEFAGKYNGMDRFEARKAIVADLEAGDYMLKVDPIVHSVGHSERTGVQVESRLSTQWFVKMEPLAEQILDMQKHDDEKVEFVPARFEDTFSRWMENIRDWVISRQLWWGHQIPAWYKNKGTDQEELYVGTEAPEGDGWERDPDVLDTWFSSALWPFSTMGWPDNLDGDFARYYPTNTLVTGYDIIFFWVARMMFQGKEFTGQRPFKNVLIHGLIRDGEGRKMSKSLGNGVDPMDVIEKYGADALRWFLVTGSTPGQDLRFTYEKMDSAWNFINKIWNASRYVIMNLDEETPSTLPDMSQLTLADQWILSRLNTVITNVTRNFDKFEFGEAGRELYNFIWSDFADWYIEMTKETLNGDQDKAPVQQTLAYVLDQTLRLLQPIMPFVTEAIWQEMPAQNDSEADFAIVKYPIVHEELSNPEAEKAFKSLQDLIVAVRNIRSEANAPMSTPIDLMIQTTDDSLKHIFEANADYINRFAHPKTLTISDDVQAPDLAMSQVISGAEIYVPLAELIDIDEEITRLQTEVKKFAGEVKRAEGKLGNEKFVSGAPEAVVTAEKEKLADWQAKLTATEERLQTLKANQ; encoded by the coding sequence ATGCGTGATATTGATATGTCAACAAAGTATGATCCAACTTCTGTTGAAGCTGGCCGTTATGATAACTGGCAAAACAAAAAGTTATTTGCACCCGAATCAAACAAAGAAATTCAAGGTAATGAACCAGAACCTTATTCTATTGTCATTCCACCTCCTAATGTTACAGGGAAACTTCATTTAGGACATGCGTGGGATACGACATTACAAGATATGATCATTCGCCAAAAGCGAATGCAAGGGTTTGATACTTTGTGGTTGCCCGGAATGGATCATGCTGGTATTGCAACTCAGGCAAAAGTTGAACAAAGATTACGTGGTGAAGGTATTTCACGTTACGATTTAGGTCGTGAAAAATTCGTTGAACAAGTGTGGGATTGGAAAAACGAGTATGCTGCCACTATCAAACAACAATGGGGTAAGATGGGGCTATCACTCGACTTTGACCGTGAGCGATTTACCCTTGATGAGGGGCTGAATAAGGCTGTTAATAAGGTATTTATTGATTTGTACAATAAAGGACTAATTTACCGTGGGGAATACATCATTAACTGGGACCCACAAGCAAGAACTGCCCTATCTGATATTGAAGTTATTTATCAAGATGATGCAGGCGCCTTTTATCACGTTAAGTATCCATTTACAGATGGAACAACATTTGACGGGAAAGACTACATTGAAATTGCAACAACTCGTCCAGAAACAATGTTTGGGGATGTCGCTGTGGCGGTTCACCCAAGTGATGAACGCTATAAAGATTTAATTGGTAAAAAGGTTTTGGTGCCATTAGTCGGTCGTGAAATTCCAATTATTGCAGACGAATATGTAGAAAAAGATTTTGGTACTGGTATGGTGAAAATTACGCCAGCACATGATCCTAATGATTTCCAAGTGGGTAATCGTCATGATTTGGAACGCATTAACACGATGACTGAAGATGGTCATTTGAATGAGTTTGCTGGTAAATATAACGGTATGGATCGTTTTGAGGCGCGTAAAGCAATTGTCGCTGACCTTGAAGCTGGCGATTATATGCTAAAGGTAGACCCAATTGTTCATTCTGTTGGTCATTCAGAACGTACAGGTGTCCAAGTTGAATCACGTCTATCAACGCAATGGTTTGTTAAAATGGAGCCATTGGCTGAACAAATTTTAGACATGCAAAAGCATGATGATGAAAAAGTTGAATTCGTGCCAGCTCGGTTTGAAGACACATTTTCACGTTGGATGGAAAACATTCGCGACTGGGTTATTTCACGTCAGTTATGGTGGGGACATCAAATTCCTGCTTGGTACAAAAATAAAGGAACAGATCAAGAAGAACTTTATGTTGGTACAGAGGCACCAGAAGGCGACGGTTGGGAACGTGATCCAGATGTTTTGGATACATGGTTTTCATCTGCTTTATGGCCATTTTCAACTATGGGTTGGCCAGACAATCTAGATGGCGACTTTGCTCGCTATTACCCAACAAATACATTAGTAACTGGTTACGACATTATTTTCTTCTGGGTCGCACGAATGATGTTCCAAGGGAAAGAATTTACTGGACAACGACCTTTTAAAAATGTCTTGATTCATGGTTTAATTCGTGATGGTGAAGGGCGTAAAATGTCGAAATCATTGGGTAACGGTGTTGATCCGATGGATGTTATTGAAAAATATGGTGCTGATGCATTACGTTGGTTCCTTGTCACAGGATCAACGCCAGGTCAAGATTTACGATTCACCTACGAAAAAATGGATTCGGCTTGGAACTTCATTAACAAAATTTGGAATGCATCACGTTATGTGATTATGAATTTGGATGAAGAGACACCATCTACGTTACCAGATATGAGTCAATTAACATTGGCTGATCAATGGATTTTGTCACGTCTGAATACAGTAATTACCAACGTAACACGTAATTTTGACAAATTCGAGTTTGGTGAAGCAGGACGTGAGTTGTACAACTTCATTTGGTCTGACTTTGCCGATTGGTATATCGAAATGACCAAGGAAACATTGAACGGTGATCAAGATAAGGCACCAGTTCAACAAACTCTGGCGTATGTGTTGGATCAAACATTACGTCTATTGCAACCAATTATGCCGTTCGTTACAGAAGCTATTTGGCAAGAAATGCCGGCCCAAAATGATAGTGAAGCTGATTTTGCTATTGTAAAGTACCCGATTGTGCACGAAGAATTAAGCAATCCTGAAGCAGAAAAAGCTTTCAAATCATTGCAAGACTTAATTGTAGCTGTTCGTAATATTAGATCAGAAGCAAATGCACCAATGTCTACACCGATTGACTTAATGATTCAAACCACGGATGACAGTTTGAAGCATATTTTTGAGGCGAATGCTGACTATATTAATCGTTTTGCTCATCCTAAAACGTTAACAATCAGTGATGATGTGCAAGCTCCTGATTTGGCGATGTCACAAGTAATTTCAGGTGCTGAAATTTATGTTCCACTGGCTGAACTAATTGACATTGATGAAGAAATAACACGTCTCCAAACTGAAGTGAAAAAATTTGCTGGAGAAGTAAAACGTGCTGAAGGGAAACTAGGGAATGAAAAGTTCGTTTCTGGAGCCCCTGAGGCGGTTGTTACTGCTGAAAAAGAAAAATTGGCTGATTGGCAAGCCAAACTCACTGCAACAGAAGAAAGATTACAGACACTAAAAGCAAATCAATAG
- the fabH gene encoding beta-ketoacyl-ACP synthase III, protein MSGSKILASAHYVPRDIVTNNDLAKIIDTSDEWIQAHTGIKTRHISLQGENTSDLATRAAESVLNQADMKPEDIDLIIVTTFTPDGLAPSTAALVQRNLHAENAWAYDIVTACSGFVFGLSTADKFIKSGQYSNALVISAEVNSKMMDFKDRTSTVFFGDGAGAVLMTADDVGIVRAEKMHTIGNADVVHSGRIEPLTSLSVDNYPKIDAFSQQGRNVFDEVTTIVPDHIRDFLSEHDLSTRDIDYFIPHQANLRLIEYIANDLGESMDKFSTNVVTNGNTSSAGIAIGLDELNRSVSLKGKRVLLTGFGAGFTYGSMILQF, encoded by the coding sequence ATGTCCGGAAGTAAAATACTCGCAAGTGCACATTATGTACCTAGAGACATCGTGACTAATAATGATTTAGCAAAAATCATAGATACCAGTGACGAGTGGATTCAGGCTCATACTGGTATCAAAACGCGACATATTTCATTGCAAGGTGAAAATACGAGTGATTTAGCGACACGTGCCGCAGAATCAGTATTGAACCAAGCTGACATGAAACCAGAAGATATTGATTTAATTATTGTAACAACATTTACCCCAGATGGTTTAGCACCATCAACGGCAGCATTAGTACAGCGCAATTTACATGCTGAAAATGCATGGGCCTATGATATCGTAACAGCTTGTTCAGGATTTGTTTTTGGCCTGAGCACAGCAGACAAGTTTATTAAATCTGGTCAATATAGTAATGCATTAGTCATTTCGGCAGAGGTTAATTCCAAAATGATGGACTTCAAGGATCGCACCAGCACTGTCTTTTTTGGAGATGGTGCAGGAGCAGTACTAATGACAGCTGATGATGTAGGTATTGTGAGAGCCGAAAAGATGCATACAATTGGAAATGCCGATGTTGTACATTCAGGGCGAATTGAACCACTGACAAGTCTATCTGTGGATAACTATCCAAAAATAGATGCTTTTTCACAACAAGGGCGCAATGTATTTGATGAAGTAACAACTATTGTTCCAGATCATATTCGTGATTTCTTGAGTGAACATGATTTATCAACTAGGGATATTGATTACTTTATACCCCATCAAGCAAATTTGCGTTTAATCGAGTATATTGCAAATGATCTTGGTGAATCGATGGATAAGTTTTCAACAAACGTGGTTACTAATGGGAATACATCATCGGCCGGGATTGCTATTGGACTAGATGAATTAAATCGGTCAGTTAGCTTAAAAGGGAAACGTGTATTGCTAACTGGATTTGGTGCAGGCTTTACCTATGGCAGTATGATTTTGCAATTTTAA
- a CDS encoding LysM peptidoglycan-binding domain-containing protein: MSKFFKKTLLTTAASAAAFVGGHAAVSADTVEVQSGDTLSKIAATNNTTVDALAKANGISNKDLILAGESLEISATQEISGLSEDGASYKVQSGDTLSKIAEKTGIDVSVLSSLNSLSNTDLVLTGQELSLKAAPTQATSSTATTVTAAATQTPSVDTSDLTYIAAADSDSNNFMTLDEYNTYVANGGSTSSATTEPGTPSTSATSTKEDVAYIAAADSDNDGYMTLAEYNAYKANGGSTTSTQTTTSTTSSSVSTSSDSSATTDNVSYVAAADTNNDGYMTMAEYNAYKANGGSTTSVSSVSSSAQTTTANTTATTTNVSTGSATADATINAWNAKRAELGLSPVTVSASLTAQAQGRAQTMGTSANWFGTHMSSGTAEVVANGFGAGASVINAWYYETGMVNGGHTAFIVNPSFTQAGVGYYNGWIVINAQ, from the coding sequence ATGAGTAAATTTTTTAAGAAGACTTTATTGACCACAGCAGCTAGTGCTGCAGCTTTTGTTGGTGGCCATGCGGCAGTTTCTGCTGATACAGTAGAAGTACAATCAGGCGACACTTTGTCAAAGATTGCAGCAACAAATAATACTACCGTTGATGCGTTAGCCAAGGCTAATGGAATTAGTAATAAAGACTTGATTTTAGCAGGGGAATCTCTAGAAATCAGTGCAACACAAGAAATTTCTGGTCTATCAGAAGACGGCGCATCATATAAAGTGCAGTCAGGTGATACATTATCAAAGATCGCCGAAAAAACTGGTATAGATGTTTCAGTATTGTCTTCATTGAATAGTTTGTCAAATACTGACCTTGTTTTGACTGGTCAAGAATTGTCGTTGAAGGCTGCACCTACTCAAGCAACTAGTTCAACTGCCACAACTGTAACAGCAGCGGCTACACAAACACCATCAGTTGATACAAGTGATTTGACATATATTGCAGCGGCCGATTCAGATAGCAATAACTTTATGACGCTTGATGAATATAATACATATGTTGCAAATGGTGGCTCAACATCTTCAGCTACTACAGAACCAGGGACTCCATCAACAAGCGCAACATCAACTAAAGAAGATGTTGCATATATTGCAGCGGCCGATTCAGATAATGATGGTTATATGACATTGGCTGAGTACAATGCCTATAAAGCGAATGGTGGTTCAACAACATCAACGCAAACTACTACATCAACGACTTCATCTTCAGTAAGTACATCAAGTGATTCATCAGCAACTACTGACAACGTCAGTTATGTTGCAGCGGCCGACACTAACAATGATGGTTACATGACAATGGCTGAGTATAATGCCTATAAAGCGAATGGTGGCTCAACGACTAGCGTATCATCAGTTTCTTCATCAGCGCAAACAACAACGGCTAACACTACTGCTACAACAACTAATGTTTCAACTGGCAGCGCAACGGCTGATGCAACAATCAATGCATGGAATGCAAAGCGTGCAGAATTAGGCTTATCACCTGTTACGGTTTCAGCATCATTGACAGCACAAGCTCAAGGTCGTGCGCAAACAATGGGAACATCAGCAAACTGGTTTGGTACACATATGTCTTCTGGTACGGCCGAAGTTGTAGCAAATGGCTTTGGTGCTGGAGCTTCTGTTATTAATGCCTGGTATTATGAAACAGGTATGGTGAACGGCGGCCACACAGCATTTATTGTTAATCCTAGCTTCACACAAGCAGGTGTTGGCTATTACAACGGTTGGATTGTTATTAACGCACAATAA
- a CDS encoding hydrolase — translation MAITTVGLLLTHNNMQNDYLKLALDNLGETFNDYNSGRFVAQQLIKAQVPSPEGTRWDSSPANLIKQMHHLLGVLQATPGDLLFWGTQNAPYEMGIYVGGNQFIAVDNVDHVVKIQPLSKSWYPCIAGSAF, via the coding sequence TTGGCTATTACAACGGTTGGATTGTTATTAACGCACAATAATATGCAAAATGACTATTTAAAATTAGCATTAGATAACTTAGGGGAAACATTCAACGACTACAATAGTGGTCGTTTTGTTGCTCAACAGCTTATAAAAGCACAAGTACCATCACCCGAAGGTACCCGCTGGGATTCTTCACCAGCAAACCTTATTAAGCAGATGCATCACTTATTGGGTGTTTTACAAGCGACACCAGGAGACTTACTATTTTGGGGTACACAGAATGCGCCATATGAAATGGGTATCTATGTCGGTGGAAACCAATTTATTGCTGTAGACAACGTGGACCACGTAGTTAAAATTCAACCATTATCAAAAAGCTGGTATCCATGTATTGCGGGTTCTGCATTTTGA
- a CDS encoding LysM peptidoglycan-binding domain-containing protein: MKKSTIAKSVVTAAGAFAVAGAAQVSANTVSVKAGDTLYKIAAANGTTVDALVKANNISNANLIFVGQQLQTASSSSTTTQSSTSESSTTTTSSSNGSYTVKPGDTLNKIAAANGTTVANLVAANKISNANLITVGQTLTLSASTTTQSSTTTTQTTTTQTTSNDTAAGSNGSYIVKSGDTLNKIAAANGTTVANLVAANNISNVNLITVGQTLKLSSSSASSSTTTQTANTTQTNTTQSSSSNNNVPAENTNNSSAATTADATIDAWNAKRATLGLSPIKISASLTAQAQSRAQTLATSSNWFGLHESSSTPEVVANGFGAGATVINAWYYETGMVNGGHTEFIVNPSFTEAGVGYYNGWIVIDAH; encoded by the coding sequence ATGAAAAAATCTACTATTGCTAAATCTGTTGTTACAGCTGCCGGTGCTTTTGCCGTTGCTGGTGCTGCTCAAGTTTCTGCTAACACTGTATCAGTTAAAGCAGGTGACACACTTTACAAGATTGCAGCGGCAAACGGTACAACTGTTGACGCTTTGGTTAAAGCTAACAACATTTCAAACGCTAATTTGATTTTTGTTGGACAACAACTACAAACTGCTTCTTCTTCTTCAACTACTACACAAAGTTCAACATCAGAGAGCTCAACTACAACAACTTCATCATCAAATGGCTCATACACTGTTAAACCGGGTGATACATTAAATAAGATTGCAGCAGCAAATGGTACAACAGTAGCAAATTTGGTAGCTGCTAATAAAATTTCAAATGCTAACTTGATTACTGTCGGTCAAACATTGACATTGTCAGCCTCAACAACTACGCAATCATCAACTACCACAACTCAAACTACCACAACTCAAACAACATCAAATGATACTGCAGCTGGATCAAATGGTTCATATATTGTTAAGTCAGGTGATACATTAAACAAAATTGCGGCAGCAAATGGTACAACAGTAGCTAACTTAGTAGCTGCTAATAACATCTCAAATGTTAACTTGATTACTGTTGGTCAAACTTTAAAGTTGTCATCATCATCTGCTTCAAGCTCAACAACAACACAAACAGCAAATACGACACAAACAAATACGACACAATCGTCAAGTTCTAATAATAACGTTCCAGCAGAAAATACAAACAATTCATCAGCGGCAACGACAGCTGATGCTACTATTGATGCTTGGAATGCAAAGCGTGCTACTCTTGGTTTGTCACCAATTAAGATTTCTGCTTCATTGACAGCCCAAGCCCAAAGTCGTGCACAAACTCTTGCAACATCATCTAACTGGTTTGGTTTGCATGAATCATCATCAACTCCTGAAGTTGTTGCCAATGGTTTTGGTGCAGGTGCAACTGTCATTAATGCTTGGTATTATGAAACAGGTATGGTTAACGGTGGACACACAGAATTTATTGTTAATCCTAGTTTCACTGAAGCTGGTGTAGGTTATTACAATGGTTGGATTGTCATTGACGCACATTAA
- a CDS encoding peptidoglycan bridge formation glycyltransferase FemA/FemB family protein, with amino-acid sequence MLYKFTELTKEEYVDFEKQSTVGTFLQSGEQAELLQKRGYKVWLLGVKADDRVVAAALVMREKVHMGYIFSIDRGPLLDFENHELLTFFMSNFVKFSRQNKGLYIEVRPNVTFKMTNNHGELLGQENTAFIEEMKNLGFSHLPFIDGFTTAGSPEWEYIKDLSELTDEKSVRTSYNKKAQYYLKKNAQFGIRLRQLTRDDLPDFKELTQKTADRLHYKDKNLNFYQTVYDVYGDDATFVFAELNFDNYIKEENEKISELDAKLAKIHQKIEKYPANDKFKRQYAEFDDQKNQHNKRILKAEQQKEAAGKSTVVVAGALFIQQPQEMNYLYSGTYEEYMDYYAPYQIQDVMINKAVQAGIKRYNFYGIAGKFDGSDGVLGFKTTFEGQARQLVGNFMMPVNPFKYSIYRLLKKMMGRA; translated from the coding sequence ATGTTGTACAAATTTACTGAATTAACAAAAGAAGAATATGTAGATTTTGAAAAGCAAAGTACTGTGGGTACTTTTTTACAATCAGGTGAACAAGCTGAATTATTACAAAAACGAGGCTATAAAGTATGGTTGTTAGGTGTCAAAGCTGACGACCGTGTAGTGGCTGCAGCGTTGGTCATGCGCGAAAAGGTACATATGGGGTATATCTTTTCGATTGATCGTGGGCCATTATTGGATTTTGAAAATCATGAATTATTGACCTTTTTCATGTCTAATTTTGTAAAGTTTTCTCGCCAGAACAAAGGACTTTATATTGAAGTAAGACCAAATGTGACTTTCAAAATGACAAATAATCATGGTGAGCTGCTAGGTCAAGAGAATACAGCATTTATCGAAGAGATGAAAAATCTAGGATTTAGCCATCTACCATTTATAGATGGTTTCACTACAGCTGGTTCTCCAGAGTGGGAATATATCAAAGATTTGTCAGAATTAACCGATGAGAAATCTGTTCGCACCTCGTATAATAAGAAGGCCCAGTACTATTTGAAAAAAAATGCGCAGTTTGGCATTCGGTTGCGTCAATTAACGCGAGACGACTTACCAGATTTTAAAGAATTAACACAAAAAACTGCCGATAGGTTACATTATAAAGATAAAAACTTAAATTTTTATCAAACAGTGTATGATGTATATGGCGATGATGCAACATTTGTTTTTGCTGAATTAAACTTTGATAATTATATTAAGGAAGAGAATGAAAAAATCTCTGAATTAGATGCCAAACTGGCCAAAATTCATCAAAAGATTGAAAAATATCCGGCGAATGACAAATTCAAGCGTCAGTATGCTGAATTTGATGATCAAAAAAATCAACATAACAAGCGCATATTAAAAGCAGAACAACAAAAAGAAGCTGCTGGTAAATCGACAGTCGTTGTTGCCGGGGCATTGTTCATACAGCAACCGCAAGAAATGAATTATCTGTATTCAGGTACTTATGAAGAGTATATGGACTATTACGCACCTTATCAGATACAAGACGTTATGATTAATAAAGCTGTTCAGGCAGGAATCAAACGTTATAACTTCTACGGTATTGCTGGTAAATTTGATGGTAGTGATGGCGTATTGGGATTCAAAACGACTTTTGAGGGACAGGCACGTCAACTGGTGGGAAACTTCATGATGCCTGTCAATCCGTTTAAATACAGTATTTACCGGTTACTCAAAAAAATGATGGGTCGTGCTTAA
- a CDS encoding penicillin-binding protein 2: MKHNPYLEERDNKNDARANLPTRLRILLFISFILMVALIAQLGFLTIKQGANYLAEVNRSEETVEKGNTPRGLVYDSTGRVLAGNKAQTAITFTRGTNINPSTMRSTAIKLGKYLTVDTTRLSERSKADFYLANATNAAKVQKRVVNEHKNGSSLTTAEINNLSVNYVEKRNLLSKVSDNDAMIFQRMSGAYSLSTTFIKEDDVTEAELAEIGERLSQFPGIKIGTSWARQYPEGNDFKALIGTVTSEDNGLPDDKLHTLLAQGYSQNESVGNSNLESSYESLLKGSDSQTVVTTASDGTVKSSSVKYRGQSGDSLKLTINADFQKEVQKILEDNLPTGDVEGAYATVMNPYTGGVYAMAGVDRDYATGTKTADPLGNINHAIVMGSVVKPAVLATAFQKGVITPSNSTLLDQAIKIAGTPTITSYWNKAGTPLPVDAQTALERSSNTYFVQLGMKIGGQTYSPGSALGLNSDAFQTLRNGLGQFGLGTKTGIDVSGETAGYRGDTTGASIGKYLYESFGQYDTYTTLQLARYVSTIANGGYLVQPHLVSSILQSSNNSSKKRTVWTATPNIQGQVQLDSDEWKVIHEGMNRVANGTDAYNTGGTDLHKLEPHVYAKTGTAETITNDHTTYTESIVAYVPGQPMVMAMAIPGMNNYLDGTNGKIAAEIINAYWKYVQNKP; this comes from the coding sequence ATGAAACATAATCCATATCTAGAAGAGCGAGACAATAAAAATGATGCACGTGCTAACTTACCAACACGTCTGCGAATTTTGTTGTTTATATCGTTTATACTCATGGTTGCCCTAATTGCACAATTAGGGTTTTTGACGATCAAGCAAGGAGCCAATTATTTGGCTGAAGTTAACCGAAGTGAAGAGACTGTTGAAAAAGGTAATACACCACGAGGTTTGGTTTACGACTCAACAGGTCGTGTTTTAGCTGGAAACAAGGCACAAACTGCGATTACATTTACGCGCGGTACCAATATTAATCCTAGTACGATGCGAAGCACTGCAATTAAACTTGGGAAATATTTGACAGTTGATACGACCCGTCTCAGTGAACGTTCGAAAGCCGACTTTTACTTGGCTAACGCAACTAACGCAGCTAAGGTGCAGAAACGTGTTGTTAACGAACATAAGAATGGTAGTAGTTTGACGACTGCAGAGATTAATAATCTGTCAGTAAATTATGTAGAAAAGCGTAATTTACTTTCAAAAGTTAGTGATAATGATGCAATGATATTTCAGAGAATGAGTGGCGCTTATTCATTGTCAACGACATTCATCAAAGAAGACGATGTGACAGAAGCAGAGTTAGCAGAGATTGGGGAGCGTTTAAGTCAGTTCCCAGGTATTAAGATAGGTACAAGCTGGGCAAGGCAATATCCTGAAGGAAACGATTTTAAGGCTTTGATTGGTACAGTGACTAGTGAAGATAATGGATTACCTGATGATAAGTTACACACACTCTTGGCGCAGGGATATTCACAAAATGAATCAGTTGGTAATTCTAATTTGGAATCGAGTTATGAATCATTATTAAAGGGATCGGATTCACAAACAGTAGTTACAACTGCTTCTGACGGCACGGTAAAATCATCTTCTGTAAAATACAGAGGGCAATCTGGAGATAGTCTTAAGTTAACCATTAATGCTGATTTTCAAAAAGAAGTGCAGAAAATTTTGGAAGACAATTTGCCAACCGGTGATGTTGAAGGTGCTTATGCTACAGTCATGAATCCCTATACTGGTGGTGTCTATGCTATGGCGGGTGTAGACAGAGATTATGCAACCGGAACAAAAACAGCTGATCCATTAGGAAATATTAATCATGCTATTGTCATGGGATCTGTAGTTAAGCCAGCGGTGTTAGCTACGGCTTTCCAAAAGGGTGTGATTACTCCTTCGAATTCTACTTTGTTGGATCAAGCTATTAAAATTGCAGGAACGCCAACAATCACATCATATTGGAATAAAGCAGGTACACCATTGCCCGTGGATGCACAAACGGCATTAGAGCGTTCTTCGAACACTTATTTTGTTCAATTGGGTATGAAAATTGGTGGACAAACCTATAGTCCGGGATCTGCATTAGGGCTGAACTCCGACGCCTTTCAGACATTACGCAATGGGTTAGGACAATTCGGATTAGGGACAAAAACTGGTATTGATGTTAGCGGAGAAACTGCTGGTTATCGTGGAGATACAACTGGGGCAAGTATTGGTAAATACTTGTATGAATCATTTGGTCAATACGACACCTACACGACACTCCAACTTGCACGATACGTTTCTACTATTGCTAATGGCGGGTATTTGGTTCAACCTCATTTGGTAAGTTCAATATTACAAAGTTCAAATAATAGTTCAAAAAAGCGTACAGTGTGGACAGCAACACCGAATATACAGGGGCAAGTTCAGTTGGATTCTGACGAATGGAAAGTCATCCATGAAGGAATGAATCGTGTTGCCAATGGTACTGACGCGTACAATACGGGTGGAACGGATCTACATAAGCTTGAACCACATGTTTATGCTAAAACAGGAACCGCCGAAACGATAACCAATGATCATACAACTTATACAGAGTCTATCGTGGCATATGTACCAGGACAACCGATGGTCATGGCTATGGCTATCCCAGGTATGAATAATTATTTAGATGGTACCAACGGTAAGATTGCGGCAGAAATAATTAATGCTTATTGGAAGTATGTTCAAAATAAACCATAA
- a CDS encoding autorepressor SdpR family transcription factor, which translates to MSLQNTLKAISNPVRRDILTLLKGGPQSAGNIADHFELSKATISSHLAQLKQADLIREDKYKNFIYYELNLSVFEETALWLKGFTNEK; encoded by the coding sequence ATGAGTTTACAAAATACATTAAAGGCGATTTCGAATCCTGTCAGGCGCGATATTCTTACATTATTGAAAGGAGGGCCTCAGTCAGCGGGGAATATTGCGGACCATTTTGAACTAAGTAAAGCAACAATATCATCACACTTAGCTCAATTAAAACAAGCTGATTTGATACGAGAAGATAAATATAAAAATTTTATTTATTATGAATTAAATTTATCTGTGTTTGAAGAAACGGCGTTATGGTTGAAAGGATTTACTAATGAAAAATAA
- a CDS encoding DUF1648 domain-containing protein — MKNKKSFLPLIITLLPIFYGLILWTKLPVELPVHFNINGEEDRYADKVWLIIVWPMIATLLHLFLITYRTKIVAHSQNNKMHTIISWSIPLGINILLSYIFAYGMGIHINVTSIMLPTNGILFIALGNYMPKTQRNRFVGIRIPTAMNNNINWFKTQRIGGMMFVVGGFMMICGGFLSIISESCTVVSMIVALLLITVVPISYSIKSSHKS; from the coding sequence ATGAAAAATAAAAAAAGTTTCTTGCCGCTAATTATTACCTTATTACCCATTTTTTATGGACTAATATTGTGGACCAAGTTGCCGGTTGAACTTCCAGTTCATTTTAATATCAATGGAGAAGAGGACAGATATGCTGATAAAGTGTGGCTTATCATTGTTTGGCCAATGATAGCAACACTCTTGCATTTATTTCTAATTACATATCGTACGAAAATAGTTGCTCATAGTCAAAATAATAAGATGCATACAATTATTAGCTGGTCAATTCCATTAGGTATCAATATTTTATTATCTTATATATTTGCTTATGGAATGGGCATTCATATCAATGTAACTAGCATAATGCTGCCAACTAATGGAATTTTATTTATAGCATTAGGCAATTATATGCCCAAAACACAGCGAAATCGCTTTGTTGGGATACGAATACCGACCGCTATGAATAATAATATAAATTGGTTTAAGACCCAACGTATAGGTGGTATGATGTTTGTTGTTGGCGGGTTTATGATGATTTGTGGTGGATTTTTAAGCATTATTTCTGAATCTTGTACTGTAGTATCAATGATTGTAGCTTTGTTATTAATTACCGTCGTACCGATTAGTTATTCGATAAAGTCTAGCCATAAGTCTTGA